One segment of Octopus sinensis linkage group LG27, ASM634580v1, whole genome shotgun sequence DNA contains the following:
- the LOC115225109 gene encoding uncharacterized protein LOC115225109 isoform X1, producing the protein MDILKFCLSALFCLASAASYEIKQSGTAVLNGNVTLSITISDMERPVVWKCDNYKYECDRTCADGTDYKVTHSGDTSKLWIRKVTEKCLTWKFEDENLNVGKIDLDIKNLDLFRSGLMPSPGLSSPIYRYTLKEGPFTQVMLTHLSTNCLEASTYLSTLIFLFK; encoded by the exons ATGGACATTCTAAAGTTCTGTTTGTCTGCATTATTTT GTTTGGCAAGTGCGGCAAGTTATGAAATTAAGCAAAGTG GAACTGCTGTGCTCAATGGAAACGTCACCCTTTCGATAACAATATCTGATATGGAACGACCGGTGGTTTGGAAGTGCgacaattataaatatgaatgtgacAGGACATGCGCTGATGGCACTGACTATAAAGTAACACATAGTGGAGATACCTCCAAGCTTTGGATCAGAAAAGTAACTGAGAAATGTTTGACTTGGAAATTCGAAGATGAGAACCTTAATGTTGGAAAAATTGATTTGGATATAAAGA accttgatctgttccgtagcggGTTGATGCCGTCTCCCGGTCTTTCCTCTCCAATATACAGGTACACTCTGAAAGAAGGCCCATTCACTCAGGTAATgctcacccacctttcaacaaactgctTGGAAGCCAGCACTTACCTCTCCACCCTgattttcctcttcaagtga
- the LOC115225109 gene encoding uncharacterized protein LOC115225109 isoform X2, translating to MDILKFCLSALFCLASAASYEIKQSGTAVLNGNVTLSITISDMERPVVWKCDNYKYECDRTCADGTDYKVTHSGDTSKLWIRKVTEKCLTWKFEDENLNVGKIDLDIKSDTPEASDDIKMKSFAGGAQGTSSLRTKSILSLG from the exons ATGGACATTCTAAAGTTCTGTTTGTCTGCATTATTTT GTTTGGCAAGTGCGGCAAGTTATGAAATTAAGCAAAGTG GAACTGCTGTGCTCAATGGAAACGTCACCCTTTCGATAACAATATCTGATATGGAACGACCGGTGGTTTGGAAGTGCgacaattataaatatgaatgtgacAGGACATGCGCTGATGGCACTGACTATAAAGTAACACATAGTGGAGATACCTCCAAGCTTTGGATCAGAAAAGTAACTGAGAAATGTTTGACTTGGAAATTCGAAGATGAGAACCTTAATGTTGGAAAAATTGATTTGGATATAAAGA GTGATACACCTGAGGCATCCGATGATATCAAAATGAAATCGTTTGCAGGTGGTGCACAAGGAACCAGCAGCCTCAGAACCAAGTCCATCCTGTCATTGGGATGA
- the LOC115225109 gene encoding uncharacterized protein LOC115225109 isoform X3, translating into MDILKFCLSALFCLASAASYEIKQSGTAVLNGNVTLSITISDMERPVVWKCDNYKYECDRTCADGTDYKVTHSGDTSKLWIRKVTEKCLTWKFEDENLNVGKIDLDIKSGAQGTSSLRTKSILSLG; encoded by the exons ATGGACATTCTAAAGTTCTGTTTGTCTGCATTATTTT GTTTGGCAAGTGCGGCAAGTTATGAAATTAAGCAAAGTG GAACTGCTGTGCTCAATGGAAACGTCACCCTTTCGATAACAATATCTGATATGGAACGACCGGTGGTTTGGAAGTGCgacaattataaatatgaatgtgacAGGACATGCGCTGATGGCACTGACTATAAAGTAACACATAGTGGAGATACCTCCAAGCTTTGGATCAGAAAAGTAACTGAGAAATGTTTGACTTGGAAATTCGAAGATGAGAACCTTAATGTTGGAAAAATTGATTTGGATATAAAGA GTGGTGCACAAGGAACCAGCAGCCTCAGAACCAAGTCCATCCTGTCATTGGGATGA